The sequence TTATGTCCCCTGGTGGGGCTGGTTTCCGCCCTATCCGGAGACAACCGGTTACATCATTCCGACCTTGCTGCGCGCCGCGACCGCGTATGGAAACCCAGACTATGCGGCGCGGGCCCTGCGGATGGGGGAGTGGCTGCTGACGCTGCAAATGCCGGACGGGGCGTTCCCCGGCGGACTATATCGCGCCGGGCGGCCGGGGCGGCCAAGCGTGTTCAATACGGCGCAGATTCTCTTCGGGTTCTGTGCCGCGCATGAACACTCGAAAGACCCGCGCTTTCGGGAGGCGGCGGAAAGTGGCGCGGCGTGGCTGGTACGGGAGCAGGATGACGACGGCCGCTGGCGCAAGCACGCGTATTGTCCGGGGTTCTCGCCGAGTTACTACGCGCATGTCTGCCTGCCGTTGTCCCTTGTCTGGAAGCATTGGGGCGACGAAGACGTGCTGCAATCCGTGGAGCGGGGTCTTGAGGCGGTCTTGTCGGACCGGCTTGAGAACGGCGCGTTCCGCAACTGGGGGTTTCGCCCGGGTACGCCTGCCTTTACGCACACCATCGGTTATACGTTTCAAGGGTTACTGGAATGCGCACGCAACTTGGGCGCCTGGGACCGGTTCGGCGCGCCCGCCGCGGACTCGTGCGCGCGGCTCATGCGGCGTTGCGAGATTGCGGGCCGGATTGCGGGCTCGTACGACGGGAAGTGGGCAGGCGATTTCCGTTTTGCATGCCTCACGGGACATTGCCAACTTGCGTCTGCGTGGCTGCGGGTATACGAACGCGATGGCGACCCGCGATATCTGAACGTCGCGTTGAAGGCGCTCGATGAAGTAATACGGCGGCAGAGGCATTGTCCGAACCGGCCCCATCTGCACGGTGCCATCGCGGGGTCACATCCGTTGCAGGGAAGTTACCTGACGTTCCGGTATCCGAATTGGGCGGCAAAGTTCTTCACGGATGCGATGATGGACCTCGACGCGCACTTGTCCGGATTCGTGACAGGAGGGTTGGGCGATGGGTGAGGGCGTGATTCTGCTCGCGGGCTACCGGCGTTCACCCACGGCTCTGGCGCTGTTGTGGGCGCTGAAGCGACGCGCCCGGGATGTGCCGCCGGTGAAGGCGGTCTTCTGCGTGACTGAGTTTTCGCCGGGGCGGTGGAGACAGTGGCGGCGCCGTTTCGGCCCGGAGTCCTTCGCGCGAATGCGCAGTGCGCTCGGCAGGCGCAGTGCGTCGATCCACGACTCGGAATACGCGATGTATCGAGAACGGCTCCACGAATGGGGCGTGTCTCATCGAAGTCTGCGTTCCCTGTGCCGGGAGTTGGGGGTTCCCTTTCACGTCGTGCGGGGATACGACACGCCCGGGGTGCTGCGGCTGGTGGACCGGTACACGCCCTACGCCGGGTTGTTCACGGGCGGGGGGATTCTCCGCGCCCCGTTCCTGGAACGCTTCCCCGGCGGCGTATTGAACATCCACAGCGCATGGCTGCCGCATATTCGCGGCCTGAATGCCGCTGAATGGAGCCTCTACCACGGCATGCAGCCTGCGGCGACGGTTCACGTGATGGACCGGGGCATCGACACCGGCCCGATCCTCGCGAGGCGGCTCATTGAGGTGGGCCGGGGCGAGCCGCTGGGACGCATCAGGGCCCGCGTGGTGCTGAGAGGACTCGACCTGCTGCTCGAGATCCTGCCCGCGTTCATGCGGGGCGCATTGGCGCAGGAGGCAAACCCGAAGGAGCAAGGGCGGCAGTACTACACGATGGCGCCCGCGTTGCGCGACTTGGTGCAGCATTGGATCGATGCCGGGGTCACGCCGGTGTGTCCGCCCGCAACGGTTGCGCCGGACGACCTGCGCCCCGCGCCGCAACGATGTCATTCTCAAGGGCCTTAGCGGCGAGCATTTCCGATGACGTGCAGCCCGCGCGGGTTTTCGCACGATGCTGCGTGAGGGCTGGACTTGTCTGGGGTCCCAGGAGTTGATATACCACGACGTCATGGAAGACCGGGACTCAATCATGCGCAGGAGCATGCGGGTGGTGTTGATGGGGTTCGTGTTTGTGCTCGTGCTCGCGTTATATCCGTACACGCACAATCCCGCGGGGCCCATCAAGCAGTTGGCGACGGACTGGGCGTTGGCGTTGCTTGGGCCGTTGTGCGTTCTGGATGTGCTGGTTTCAGGGAAGGGGCTGCGCTGGCGGTCGTCGCTGACGTTGCTGCTCGGGGCGTTCCTGCTGGTCAACCTCGTTTCCGCGTTGGCATCGGAGCATCTGGCGCATGGTCTGACGGAGTGGCGGCGCTGGCTGGGGCTTTCGCTGCTGGCGTTGTATGCGGCGCACGCCTGCAGCACCGCAGGCAATGCGCGGCAATTGATGGGGGCGATGGTGCTGGCCGTGGCGGCGTCGAGTGTGTACGGGTTGTACCAGGCTACGGGCTGGCCAGACCCGTTTCCGTGGGGACAGAAGAATG comes from Candidatus Hydrogenedentota bacterium and encodes:
- a CDS encoding terpene cyclase/mutase family protein yields the protein MSEVRAHPDAMSRCRTAQAGRIAAVRAALDWLCASQDAAGAGGSCAYYVPWWGWFPPYPETTGYIIPTLLRAATAYGNPDYAARALRMGEWLLTLQMPDGAFPGGLYRAGRPGRPSVFNTAQILFGFCAAHEHSKDPRFREAAESGAAWLVREQDDDGRWRKHAYCPGFSPSYYAHVCLPLSLVWKHWGDEDVLQSVERGLEAVLSDRLENGAFRNWGFRPGTPAFTHTIGYTFQGLLECARNLGAWDRFGAPAADSCARLMRRCEIAGRIAGSYDGKWAGDFRFACLTGHCQLASAWLRVYERDGDPRYLNVALKALDEVIRRQRHCPNRPHLHGAIAGSHPLQGSYLTFRYPNWAAKFFTDAMMDLDAHLSGFVTGGLGDG